The Rhodovastum atsumiense genome includes a region encoding these proteins:
- a CDS encoding FliH/SctL family protein: protein MSRRFIPPAIAAFGEGPEAEQARALARAREDGFAEGRVRGQAEGHAAGLVEGIERARAEAAVEIQALQRRCAETAAPGAVLAALQKVLRTQADDLAALEAASAAAVDAALACLFPVLLQSGAGAEVAAITRTALAERTPATLKLRAHPATLAATATELAAQTAAGHLILNPDANLPEGAAEISWTGGGLAFDPHELLLRVRATLRPPEDTPT from the coding sequence GTGAGCCGCCGCTTCATCCCCCCTGCAATCGCCGCTTTCGGCGAAGGCCCGGAGGCCGAACAGGCCCGTGCTTTGGCCCGTGCCCGCGAGGATGGCTTCGCCGAGGGCCGGGTAAGGGGCCAGGCCGAAGGCCATGCAGCGGGGCTGGTCGAAGGGATTGAACGCGCCCGTGCCGAAGCCGCTGTCGAAATCCAGGCACTGCAGCGCCGCTGCGCCGAAACCGCCGCCCCGGGAGCGGTCCTTGCCGCGCTGCAAAAAGTGCTGCGCACGCAGGCCGACGATCTGGCGGCGCTGGAGGCGGCGAGCGCGGCCGCGGTGGATGCCGCGCTGGCCTGCCTGTTCCCCGTGCTGTTGCAGAGCGGGGCCGGCGCTGAGGTTGCGGCCATCACGCGCACCGCCCTGGCTGAACGCACGCCAGCGACCCTGAAACTGCGTGCCCATCCGGCGACACTGGCCGCCACGGCGACCGAACTGGCTGCCCAAACCGCCGCCGGCCATCTGATCCTGAACCCCGATGCGAACCTGCCCGAGGGCGCCGCCGAGATCTCCTGGACCGGCGGTGGGCTCGCTTTCGATCCGCATGAGCTGCTGCTGCGCGTGCGCGCAACCCTCCGCCCCCCCGAGGACACCCCGACATGA
- the fliF gene encoding flagellar basal-body MS-ring/collar protein FliF, producing the protein MEQLATLRTALPRLGPGKLAALGGAALAVLLFVAWIATRPGEPKGLLYAGLDPAEAGRIAQRLEELKVPFEARADGTTLLVPVSQVPRVRMELAAAGLPHQSGAGYELLDAQSPMNMTSFMQHVQRLRALEGELARTIITMGGVKTARVHIVLPERESFAREAPNPTASVAVTMTGAARLTSSQAAAIRLVVGGAVPRLRQEDISVLDPSGVVLAADGGNAAAAGRLTEMKALQEQALQRAVMNLLEPLLGPGHVRAIASVELDGSRETQREEKFDPLSQVERSKQTQVDQETSEENRARDPVTVGQNLPNQQQGNGNATTKTAATRNGETINYEISSTLSERVREPGALKRLTVAVVVDGDVNTLPPAERDRLASLVRAAVGFDEKRGDQVSVETMRFAAGKAEGTEAGGTADTADQPSWLVIAAAVALFVLLAGGGGIAVAVRRRKNREMARRMAEQAALAAAAAPEEEMMLLSSLDQPIRASAVVALNELLDTRPDEALAVLRAWIAEEGGL; encoded by the coding sequence ATGGAGCAATTGGCCACTCTCCGGACCGCATTGCCGCGGCTCGGGCCCGGTAAGCTCGCCGCCCTTGGTGGCGCGGCGCTTGCGGTCTTGTTGTTCGTCGCCTGGATCGCCACGCGTCCGGGCGAACCCAAGGGGCTGCTTTATGCTGGCCTCGACCCGGCTGAAGCGGGTCGCATCGCCCAGCGCCTCGAAGAGCTGAAAGTCCCGTTCGAGGCACGTGCCGACGGCACCACTTTGCTTGTTCCCGTCTCGCAGGTCCCGCGGGTGCGCATGGAACTCGCCGCCGCCGGCCTGCCACACCAGAGCGGCGCTGGCTATGAATTGCTCGACGCTCAGTCGCCCATGAACATGACCTCGTTCATGCAGCACGTGCAGCGCCTGCGCGCATTGGAAGGCGAGCTGGCTCGTACCATCATCACTATGGGCGGTGTGAAGACGGCGCGCGTGCACATCGTTCTGCCCGAGCGCGAGAGTTTCGCACGCGAAGCCCCCAATCCCACCGCCTCGGTGGCAGTCACCATGACCGGCGCCGCCCGCCTGACCAGTTCCCAGGCCGCCGCCATTCGCCTGGTGGTCGGTGGCGCGGTGCCGCGGCTGCGCCAGGAAGATATCTCGGTGCTCGATCCGTCAGGTGTCGTCCTGGCCGCCGATGGCGGCAATGCCGCCGCCGCGGGGCGGCTCACCGAGATGAAGGCCTTGCAGGAACAGGCGCTGCAACGTGCCGTCATGAATCTGCTCGAGCCGTTGCTCGGCCCGGGCCATGTGCGTGCCATCGCCTCGGTAGAACTTGACGGATCACGCGAAACCCAGCGTGAGGAAAAGTTCGATCCGCTTTCGCAGGTCGAGCGATCCAAGCAGACCCAGGTGGACCAGGAAACCTCCGAGGAAAACCGCGCGCGTGACCCAGTCACGGTGGGGCAGAACCTGCCCAACCAGCAACAGGGTAACGGCAATGCCACGACCAAGACCGCGGCCACCCGCAACGGCGAGACCATCAACTACGAGATCAGTTCCACACTCAGTGAACGCGTCCGCGAACCCGGTGCCCTGAAGCGCCTGACCGTGGCCGTGGTGGTGGACGGAGACGTCAACACCTTGCCCCCCGCCGAGCGGGACCGGCTTGCCAGCCTGGTGCGCGCTGCGGTCGGCTTCGATGAGAAGCGCGGTGACCAGGTCAGCGTCGAGACGATGCGCTTCGCTGCCGGCAAGGCCGAGGGTACCGAGGCCGGCGGCACCGCCGACACCGCCGACCAGCCCAGCTGGCTGGTGATCGCAGCCGCGGTGGCGCTGTTCGTGCTGCTGGCCGGCGGTGGCGGCATCGCCGTGGCAGTGCGCCGGCGCAAGAACCGCGAGATGGCCCGCCGCATGGCCGAACAGGCGGCGCTGGCGGCTGCGGCTGCGCCGGAAGAAGAAATGATGCTGCTGTCCAGCCTCGACCAGCCGATCCGTGCCTCGGCAGTGGTCGCGCTCAACGAGTTGCTGGACACGCGGCCGGATGAGGCGCTGGCGGTGCTGCGCGCCTGGATCGCTGAGGAAGGCGGATTGTGA
- a CDS encoding flagellar basal body-associated FliL family protein, with the protein MADAATATSNAKVEGQGGPRRSRRGLLLLLGIPLLLAGGIGGALVLKPDLLAQGRAMLSGGTTAPADPEVARPVFVEIPEMTITLPNGGRSRQLRIHISLELAKVEPDQKPVDVLTPRVYDSLVTYLRTLRDSELDGAVAVDRLRGDLFRRLDLLLGRGVLRDVLITGLVIA; encoded by the coding sequence ATGGCGGACGCAGCGACTGCCACATCCAATGCGAAAGTGGAAGGCCAAGGGGGGCCCCGGCGGAGCCGCCGGGGGCTGCTGCTTCTGCTCGGGATCCCCTTGTTGCTTGCCGGCGGCATCGGTGGGGCACTTGTCCTAAAGCCGGATCTGCTCGCACAAGGGCGAGCCATGTTGTCCGGGGGCACCACCGCGCCCGCCGATCCCGAGGTGGCCCGCCCGGTCTTCGTCGAGATCCCGGAGATGACGATCACGCTGCCCAATGGTGGTCGATCCCGTCAATTGCGCATCCACATCTCCCTCGAACTGGCAAAAGTTGAGCCGGATCAGAAGCCGGTCGATGTGTTGACGCCGCGTGTCTACGACAGCCTGGTCACCTACCTGCGCACGCTGCGTGATTCCGAGCTTGACGGAGCGGTCGCGGTCGACCGCCTGCGCGGCGACCTGTTCCGCCGTCTCGACCTGCTGTTGGGGCGCGGCGTCCTGCGCGACGTTCTGATCACCGGCCTGGTGATCGCCTGA
- a CDS encoding FliM/FliN family flagellar motor switch protein, translating to MSGSEENPVPEDPAGTGPGEDDAPPPQAAAPPASEDDAAAAWAAAAAAPASPAAPAPEDDAADAWAAAAGGKDDADAWAAAAGSTLGQSDIDDLFGGSAAAEKQTTRTGFEALVGGAVVGIDRLPMLNMVVDRLARRMTTSIRKFTADNADVSIERIRPVRLKEFLDSIALPAMIAVIRIEQWDGYCLAALDSRLIASVVDVLLGGRRNRVQPIDGRPYTPIERTFVGRLIEDVITRDLKHAFESICEVDFSLDRFEGTPSYAAITKLTAAAVTFRAEVLMDGRGGHIDFLIPYATLEPVRDVLSQEFVGKKQGGDSIWRSHLMEEIPRAHVRLRVVLGKRQLSSAEVARWRLGSRLVLDCRHDDPIDVFCDDLLVLRARIAEKDGRVALRVEERHILEDWPGPAA from the coding sequence ATGTCGGGCAGCGAGGAAAACCCGGTTCCGGAGGATCCCGCCGGCACGGGGCCCGGAGAGGATGATGCGCCCCCCCCTCAGGCGGCCGCTCCTCCGGCGAGCGAGGACGATGCAGCCGCTGCCTGGGCTGCTGCTGCCGCCGCTCCTGCTTCCCCTGCTGCTCCCGCTCCCGAGGATGATGCCGCGGACGCCTGGGCTGCCGCCGCGGGGGGAAAGGACGATGCCGATGCCTGGGCTGCCGCCGCCGGCAGCACGCTCGGGCAAAGCGACATCGACGATCTGTTCGGGGGCAGCGCCGCTGCGGAAAAGCAGACCACCCGCACCGGCTTCGAGGCGCTGGTCGGCGGCGCCGTGGTTGGCATCGACCGTCTGCCGATGCTCAACATGGTGGTCGATCGGCTGGCCCGGCGTATGACCACCAGCATCCGCAAGTTCACCGCCGACAACGCAGATGTCTCGATCGAACGCATCCGCCCGGTAAGGCTCAAGGAATTCCTCGATTCGATCGCGTTGCCCGCCATGATCGCGGTGATTCGCATCGAACAATGGGACGGCTATTGCCTGGCTGCCCTTGATTCGCGGCTGATCGCCTCTGTGGTGGATGTGCTGCTCGGTGGGCGGCGCAACCGCGTCCAACCGATCGACGGGCGTCCCTATACACCCATCGAACGTACCTTCGTTGGCCGCCTCATCGAGGACGTGATCACCCGCGATCTCAAGCATGCCTTCGAATCGATCTGCGAGGTTGACTTCTCGCTCGACCGTTTCGAAGGCACGCCATCCTACGCGGCCATCACCAAACTTACCGCGGCTGCTGTCACCTTTCGTGCCGAGGTGCTGATGGACGGGCGCGGCGGGCATATCGACTTCCTGATCCCTTATGCCACGCTCGAACCGGTACGCGACGTTCTGAGCCAGGAATTCGTCGGCAAGAAGCAGGGTGGCGACAGTATCTGGCGGTCGCATCTGATGGAAGAAATACCGCGGGCGCATGTGCGCCTGCGCGTGGTGCTTGGGAAGCGCCAACTCTCCTCGGCCGAGGTCGCGCGTTGGAGGCTCGGTTCACGCCTGGTGCTCGATTGTCGCCATGACGACCCGATCGACGTCTTTTGTGACGATCTGCTCGTGCTGCGTGCGCGCATTGCTGAGAAGGATGGGCGGGTGGCATTGCGCGTCGAGGAACGACACATCCTTGAAGACTGGCCTGGACCGGCGGCCTGA
- a CDS encoding MotE family protein has protein sequence MSKSARSPFCSLALPFAAVGLAALLPLRAAPLIGKLQAAAPTLPPLVLSRPGLRATEVLAPTLAAPLAGSARPGPVGEDRPADGRLLAEVARRQAELDRREQELETRATQIEAASQLARQQIAELARMRAEIEKLVVHETAAANGDLDSLVGLYANMKPPQAAAVLAKLDPSKAAAILQKLDTRAAGPILAAMDPAAALAITEEVAQRRAAFRR, from the coding sequence ATGTCCAAATCGGCTCGTTCTCCGTTCTGTAGCCTTGCTCTGCCGTTTGCTGCGGTCGGGCTCGCTGCCCTGTTGCCCCTGCGTGCGGCGCCACTGATCGGCAAACTTCAGGCTGCCGCCCCCACTTTGCCGCCGCTGGTACTGAGCCGTCCGGGCCTGCGCGCGACCGAGGTGCTGGCGCCCACCCTTGCCGCGCCCCTTGCCGGGAGCGCCCGCCCTGGCCCGGTCGGCGAGGATCGTCCGGCCGATGGGCGATTGCTTGCCGAGGTTGCGCGCCGCCAGGCCGAACTCGATCGTCGCGAGCAGGAGCTTGAAACCCGCGCGACCCAGATCGAGGCAGCCAGCCAGCTTGCCCGCCAGCAGATCGCTGAACTCGCGCGCATGCGCGCCGAGATCGAGAAGCTGGTGGTGCACGAGACTGCCGCGGCCAATGGCGATCTCGATTCGCTGGTTGGGCTCTACGCCAACATGAAGCCGCCGCAGGCGGCTGCGGTGCTGGCCAAGCTCGATCCGTCCAAGGCCGCGGCCATCCTGCAGAAGCTTGACACGCGGGCCGCCGGGCCGATCCTTGCAGCCATGGATCCGGCCGCGGCTCTTGCCATCACCGAGGAAGTGGCACAGCGTCGTGCGGCTTTCCGTCGCTGA
- a CDS encoding IS701 family transposase: MPFLTVLSRSERADVRRQRRHQTLPEKATWAMRLVARWCPGRRLVMVGDGAYASLDLFWTLRDCAVCVARCRMDARFFNPPPPRRKGQKGRSRVVGTRQLTPRTRAVRKATKWERMTVPGWRTKDGKAEREVDVATGTALWSAHGKTMPVRWVLTRDPAGRAETRAFVCSDPEQSALQILTWYAMRWAVEPTFQEARRHLGFETQRQWSDRAIHRSTPLLLSLFSLVTLWAADMAARTGQLAVLGAAWYRKPDPTFADCLAAVRRVLWAEEAVNPILWRDDYPTWRARARTAENPRPLQQRLAELMSYAA, encoded by the coding sequence TTGCCGTTCCTGACGGTTCTGAGCCGCTCGGAACGGGCCGATGTCAGGCGGCAGCGCCGACACCAGACGCTGCCGGAGAAGGCGACCTGGGCCATGCGGCTGGTCGCCCGCTGGTGCCCGGGCCGACGGCTGGTGATGGTAGGCGACGGCGCCTACGCCAGCCTGGACCTCTTCTGGACACTGCGCGACTGCGCGGTGTGCGTGGCGCGCTGCCGCATGGACGCACGCTTCTTCAACCCGCCGCCGCCACGCCGGAAAGGCCAGAAAGGCAGGTCGCGCGTCGTCGGCACCCGGCAACTGACGCCGCGCACGCGGGCGGTGCGGAAGGCCACGAAGTGGGAGCGCATGACCGTGCCGGGGTGGCGGACGAAGGATGGGAAGGCGGAGCGGGAGGTCGATGTCGCGACCGGCACGGCGCTGTGGAGCGCGCACGGCAAGACCATGCCGGTGCGCTGGGTCCTGACCAGGGACCCGGCTGGACGCGCCGAGACGCGCGCCTTCGTCTGCTCCGATCCGGAGCAGTCAGCGTTGCAGATCCTGACATGGTACGCGATGCGCTGGGCGGTCGAGCCTACTTTCCAAGAGGCCCGGCGCCACCTCGGGTTCGAGACCCAGCGCCAGTGGTCGGATCGGGCGATCCACCGAAGCACGCCGTTGCTGCTCAGCCTGTTCTCGCTGGTGACGCTGTGGGCCGCCGACATGGCCGCGCGGACCGGCCAACTCGCGGTGCTCGGCGCTGCCTGGTACAGAAAGCCGGACCCAACGTTCGCGGATTGCCTCGCCGCCGTTAGACGCGTGCTGTGGGCAGAGGAGGCAGTGAACCCCATCCTGTGGCGGGACGATTATCCGACTTGGCGGGCGCGCGCACGAACCGCGGAAAATCCAAGACCCCTGCAGCAGCGCTTGGCCGAGCTGATGTCCTATGCGGCTTGA
- a CDS encoding apiosidase-like domain-containing protein: protein MDCLISAISDPGTIAGIDPAGDENGFRQHADMTTLPKATDNLLGRRVALGSMFGLAAAGVASTTSATPSGQAGMPLRITPGRRYLEDASGKPFLIHGDSAWSLIAQLRMEEVEIYLADRKARGFNTLLVSLIEHCFARNAPANAYGNPPFLMPGDYATLNESYFAHADRVLKRAAQLGFLMLVTPSYIGAGGGDEGWYQLMMENGPEKLRQYGMTIGQRYRSLGNILWVHGGDYNPPDRRLVSAIAEGIRQADNLALHTAHCAPETAALDEWAEESWLQVNTIYTYQPVHAAALAQWARPEAMPFFLVESTYENEHGVTEQRLRTQAYQALLCGAAGQIFGNNPIWHFDTPGAREAPVTWRQALDSRGTQSMTHLRKLFAQFPWWLLEPDLRKHLVTDAGGPERDHVVAASAVGGDFAILYFSSLHDIEVDLRRLRGPRVLARWYDPAIGVFSEGNGEPMRASRTVKFQPPGENDAGFTDWILVLQSYA from the coding sequence TTGGATTGTCTGATCAGTGCCATTTCCGATCCGGGCACGATCGCAGGCATAGATCCGGCGGGCGACGAGAACGGGTTCAGGCAGCATGCTGATATGACAACATTACCGAAGGCGACAGACAATCTGCTTGGCAGGCGTGTCGCACTTGGCAGCATGTTCGGCCTGGCGGCCGCCGGTGTGGCGAGCACGACGTCTGCCACCCCATCCGGCCAGGCCGGCATGCCGCTGCGGATCACGCCCGGCCGGCGTTATCTCGAGGATGCCAGTGGCAAGCCCTTTCTGATCCATGGTGACAGTGCCTGGTCGCTGATTGCCCAACTGCGAATGGAGGAAGTTGAGATCTACCTTGCAGACCGGAAGGCGCGCGGCTTCAACACCTTGCTCGTGTCTCTGATCGAGCATTGCTTTGCCCGGAATGCACCTGCCAACGCCTATGGTAACCCGCCTTTTCTGATGCCCGGGGACTACGCCACGCTGAACGAGTCCTACTTTGCTCATGCCGATCGTGTCCTGAAGCGCGCAGCCCAGCTTGGCTTTTTGATGCTGGTGACACCGTCCTATATCGGCGCCGGTGGCGGCGATGAAGGATGGTACCAACTCATGATGGAAAACGGACCGGAGAAGTTGCGTCAATATGGGATGACGATAGGACAACGATATCGCAGTCTGGGTAACATTCTTTGGGTGCACGGAGGCGACTACAATCCGCCGGATCGTAGGTTGGTCAGTGCGATCGCCGAGGGCATCCGACAGGCCGACAATCTGGCGCTGCATACCGCGCACTGCGCGCCGGAAACCGCGGCACTCGACGAGTGGGCAGAAGAATCCTGGCTGCAGGTCAACACCATCTATACCTACCAACCTGTTCACGCGGCAGCCTTGGCACAATGGGCACGGCCCGAAGCGATGCCTTTCTTCCTGGTCGAGAGCACCTACGAAAACGAACACGGGGTGACTGAGCAACGCCTGCGGACCCAGGCTTACCAGGCCTTACTCTGCGGTGCGGCCGGACAGATCTTCGGCAACAACCCGATCTGGCATTTTGATACACCAGGAGCACGGGAAGCTCCGGTGACGTGGCGACAGGCGCTCGATAGCCGTGGCACGCAAAGCATGACGCACTTGCGCAAGCTGTTTGCACAATTCCCATGGTGGTTGCTGGAGCCCGATTTGCGAAAGCACCTCGTGACAGATGCGGGTGGTCCCGAACGCGACCACGTCGTCGCTGCCAGTGCCGTTGGAGGAGACTTTGCCATTCTCTATTTTTCCAGTCTTCACGACATAGAAGTTGATCTCAGGCGGTTGCGTGGTCCTCGTGTCCTGGCGCGCTGGTACGATCCGGCGATAGGCGTCTTTTCTGAAGGGAACGGTGAACCCATGCGCGCCTCGCGCACGGTCAAATTCCAGCCGCCCGGGGAAAATGATGCTGGCTTCACGGACTGGATCCTTGTGTTGCAGTCATATGCCTAG
- a CDS encoding polysaccharide pyruvyl transferase family protein, whose protein sequence is MPRQIRSLPLQVPPSGLVPQWQGQDDIQVGPGRNPDRAPGIALYGQFGCGNFGNEGSLEAMLGFLRQQVPQARLRCIAVNPEAVRRDHGIAAIPIGAVIPFPELPGAWGRSLTRVLRKVGNWAYAVRQMSWPDLLLIPGTGILDDFSTGPWGVPYALFRWCLIARLRGVRIAFISIGAGPICHPLSRWFMKSAARLAHYRSYRDEISRDYMRSIGFSVQDDPIYPDIAFRLPDPPLPAPSPDGTGLVVGVGVMAYYGWANNAGTGESIYQTYIGKVAQFVCWLLESGHRVRLLMGETADARAVGDVLRSVASLQSGFTEGRISAEPATSLRDVMSQVAATDIVVATRFHNVVCALKLGKPTLSLSYARKNDVLLAEMGLGTFCQPVEDIDLDRLKAQFGTLVAGRDRHRQQIQDMVAHYSERLQQQEEILLTRLIRR, encoded by the coding sequence ATGCCTAGACAGATCCGGTCCCTTCCGTTGCAGGTTCCGCCTTCTGGCCTTGTGCCCCAGTGGCAGGGCCAGGACGATATCCAGGTTGGTCCAGGTCGCAATCCCGATCGTGCTCCGGGCATTGCACTCTATGGTCAGTTCGGGTGTGGCAATTTCGGCAATGAGGGGTCCCTGGAGGCAATGCTTGGCTTCTTGCGGCAACAGGTGCCGCAGGCCCGGCTTCGCTGTATTGCCGTGAACCCGGAGGCCGTGCGCCGCGATCACGGTATCGCCGCCATCCCGATCGGTGCAGTGATTCCTTTCCCTGAACTGCCCGGTGCATGGGGACGGTCGCTGACACGGGTGCTGCGGAAGGTCGGTAACTGGGCCTATGCCGTGCGCCAGATGTCCTGGCCCGACCTCCTGCTCATTCCTGGTACCGGTATCCTGGATGATTTCTCCACGGGACCTTGGGGTGTTCCCTATGCCTTGTTCCGCTGGTGCCTGATCGCTCGCCTGCGAGGGGTCAGAATCGCATTCATCAGCATCGGTGCGGGGCCGATCTGCCATCCGCTGAGCCGATGGTTCATGAAATCCGCTGCACGGCTCGCGCATTACCGCTCCTATCGGGACGAAATCTCGCGCGATTACATGCGGAGCATCGGCTTTTCGGTTCAGGATGACCCCATTTATCCCGACATCGCTTTCCGGCTGCCGGATCCGCCCCTGCCGGCGCCGTCACCGGATGGCACGGGCCTGGTCGTTGGTGTCGGGGTCATGGCCTATTATGGCTGGGCGAACAATGCCGGGACGGGTGAATCGATCTACCAGACCTATATCGGCAAGGTTGCGCAATTCGTGTGCTGGCTCCTGGAAAGTGGCCATCGTGTCCGGCTGCTGATGGGGGAAACGGCGGATGCGCGGGCGGTCGGCGATGTCTTGCGTTCCGTCGCTTCGTTACAGTCGGGTTTCACTGAAGGGCGGATCTCGGCTGAACCGGCCACATCGTTACGGGATGTCATGTCTCAGGTCGCCGCCACCGATATCGTCGTGGCAACCCGGTTCCACAATGTTGTTTGTGCGCTCAAGCTCGGCAAGCCGACCTTGTCCCTGAGCTACGCACGCAAGAACGATGTGCTGCTTGCCGAGATGGGGCTTGGCACTTTCTGCCAACCTGTGGAGGACATCGACCTCGATAGGTTGAAAGCCCAGTTCGGGACACTGGTGGCCGGGCGGGATCGGCACCGGCAGCAGATCCAGGATATGGTGGCACATTACAGCGAGCGCCTTCAGCAGCAGGAGGAAATCCTCCTCACCCGGTTGATCCGCAGATGA
- a CDS encoding glycosyltransferase family 2 protein: protein MSSIDIAVPCYQYGRYLPECVASVLGQGIEDVRILIIDNASTDDSVMIARKLAEQDARVQVLARARNMGPHASFNAGVDWAAADYFMVLCADDLLAPGALRRASQVLDANPDLSFAYGTDRHVVPDTPLPELDSKVPVRWQLCSGKDFIRDRCRNPEHYIAAGMVLVRTSAQKQAGHYRPELPHTDDFEMLLRLACHGGVAFTAAVLGFKRVHGANRTNDYLVDRTTDLAERMAAIDSFLAYEGRDMPEAAWLRRRARKSLAERAYWCGVKDLLLRRRTHRELFHFAFKLDASTRLLPPVGYFLRMDRSIRAILGDFMPHAVKSGTGN from the coding sequence ATGAGCAGCATCGATATCGCCGTGCCATGCTACCAATATGGCCGTTACCTTCCCGAGTGTGTGGCCAGTGTTCTGGGGCAGGGCATCGAGGATGTCCGCATCCTGATCATCGACAATGCGTCGACCGATGACAGCGTCATGATTGCCAGGAAACTGGCGGAGCAGGACGCCCGGGTGCAGGTACTCGCCCGCGCGCGCAACATGGGGCCGCACGCGTCGTTCAACGCCGGGGTCGACTGGGCCGCGGCGGACTACTTCATGGTGCTTTGTGCCGATGATCTGCTGGCTCCCGGCGCTTTGCGGCGTGCCTCGCAGGTGCTCGACGCCAATCCCGACCTCAGCTTCGCCTATGGGACCGACCGCCATGTCGTCCCCGATACACCGCTGCCCGAACTGGACAGCAAGGTGCCGGTCCGCTGGCAACTGTGCTCCGGCAAGGATTTCATCAGGGATCGTTGCCGTAATCCGGAACACTACATCGCTGCGGGCATGGTTCTGGTGCGGACCTCGGCGCAAAAGCAAGCCGGCCACTATCGCCCGGAACTGCCGCACACCGATGATTTCGAGATGCTGCTGCGGCTTGCCTGCCATGGGGGGGTGGCCTTCACCGCGGCGGTGCTCGGCTTCAAGCGGGTGCATGGGGCCAACAGGACCAATGACTATCTGGTCGACCGCACCACGGATCTTGCCGAGCGGATGGCAGCCATCGACAGCTTCCTGGCTTATGAAGGCAGGGACATGCCGGAGGCGGCATGGCTGCGACGGCGCGCCCGCAAGAGCCTGGCCGAGCGTGCCTATTGGTGCGGTGTCAAGGATCTGCTGCTGCGGCGGCGCACCCATCGAGAGCTGTTCCACTTTGCCTTCAAGCTCGATGCATCGACACGGTTGCTGCCACCCGTCGGATATTTTCTGCGGATGGACCGCAGCATCCGCGCGATACTGGGTGATTTCATGCCTCATGCGGTGAAATCGGGAACGGGCAACTGA